Proteins encoded together in one Lutra lutra chromosome 4, mLutLut1.2, whole genome shotgun sequence window:
- the XKR8 gene encoding XK-related protein 8 isoform X2 — MPWLPRAALLWDVVLGFMGTAAFLIDLGADLWAAGQYVFSGRYLWAALVLALLGLASVALQLFSWVWLCADPAGLHEPQPPGRCLALLHLVQLGYLYRCVQGLQQGLLVWQQEAPSEFDLAYADFLTMDISMLRLFETFLETTPQLTLVLAIVLQSGRAEPYQWVSIGTSFVGISWALLDYHRALRTCLPSKSPLGLGSSVVYFLWNLLLLWPRVLAVALFSALFPHSVALHFLGLWLVLLLWVWLQGTDFMPDARSEWLYRATVATILYFSWFNVAEGHTRGRATIHLVFLLSDSILVAVTWSTHTSWLPSGIPLHVLLPASGLCFLLGLALRLAYYRWLHPSCRWEPDRVDGTRGFRSLEGLQLPHNSRMTRLAQNFFPRVREEEAALPQKEEVNGVARPSRPRTDGLNW, encoded by the exons ATGCCTTGGTTACCCCGCGCCGCGCTCCTCTGGGACGTGGTCCTGGGCTTTATGGGCACCGCCGCCTTCCTGATCGACCTGGGCGCCGACCTGTGGGCCGCGGGCCAGTATGTGTTCAGCGGCCGCTACCTGTGGGCCGCGCTGGTGCTGGCGCTGCTGGGCCTCGCCTCGGTCGCGCTGCAGCTCTTCAGCTGGGTTTGGCTGTGCGCCGACCCCGCCGGCTTGCACGAGCCTCAGCCCCCGGGCCGCTGCCTGGCGCTGCTGCACCTTGTGCAGCTGGGCTACCTGTACAG GTGCGTGCAGGGGCTGCAGCAGGGGCTCCTGGTGTGGCAGCAGGAGGCGCCCTCTGAGTTTGACCTGGCTTATGCCGACTTCCTGACCATGGACATCAGCATGCTGCGGCTCTTCGAGACCTTCTTGGAGACGACACCACAGCTCACGCTGGTGCTGGCCATCGTGTTGCAGAGTGGCCGGGCCGAGCCCTACCAGT GGGTCAGCATCGGCACATCCTTCGTGGGCATCTCGTGGGCGCTGCTTGACTACCACCGGGCCTTGcgcacctgcctcccctccaagTCGCCCCTGGGGCTGGGTTCCTCTGTGGTCTACTTCCTGTGGAACCTGCTGCTGCTGTGGCCCCGGGTCCTGGCCGTGGCCCTCTTTTCCGCTCTCTTCCCCCACTCCGTGGCCCTGCACTTCCTGGGCCTGTGGCTGGTGCTGCTCCTGTGGGTCTGGCTGCAGGGCACGGACTTCATGCCAGATGCCCGTTCCGAGTGGCTGTACCGGGCCACTGTGGCCACCATTCTCTATTTCTCCTGGTTCAACGTGGCCGAGGGCCATACCCGGGGCCGCGCCACCATCCACCTGGTGTTCCTCCTGAGCGACAGCATCCTCGTGGCAGTCACCTGGTCAACTCACACCAGCTGGCTGCCCAGTGGGATCCCACTGCACGTGTTGCTCCCAGCGAGCggcctctgcttccttctgggCCTGGCTCTGCGGCTGGCCTACTACCGCTGGCTGCACCCGAGCTGCCGCTGGGAGCCTGACCGGGTGGATGGGACCCGGGGCTTCCGCTCCCTCGAGGGCCTTCAGTTGCCTCACAACAGCCGCATGACCCGGTTGGCGCAGAACTTCTTCCCTAGGGttagggaggaggaggctgcttTGCCACAGAAAGAAGAGGTGAATGGGGTGGCCAGACCCAGCAGGCCCAGAACGGATGGACTCAACTGGTAG
- the XKR8 gene encoding XK-related protein 8 isoform X1: MPWLPRAALLWDVVLGFMGTAAFLIDLGADLWAAGQYVFSGRYLWAALVLALLGLASVALQLFSWVWLCADPAGLHEPQPPGRCLALLHLVQLGYLYRCVQGLQQGLLVWQQEAPSEFDLAYADFLTMDISMLRLFETFLETTPQLTLVLAIVLQSGRAEPYQLALMCQVRGCWGPQGSRVSYTLKELRDKATENDCVLRLQREVGVSIGTSFVGISWALLDYHRALRTCLPSKSPLGLGSSVVYFLWNLLLLWPRVLAVALFSALFPHSVALHFLGLWLVLLLWVWLQGTDFMPDARSEWLYRATVATILYFSWFNVAEGHTRGRATIHLVFLLSDSILVAVTWSTHTSWLPSGIPLHVLLPASGLCFLLGLALRLAYYRWLHPSCRWEPDRVDGTRGFRSLEGLQLPHNSRMTRLAQNFFPRVREEEAALPQKEEVNGVARPSRPRTDGLNW, from the exons ATGCCTTGGTTACCCCGCGCCGCGCTCCTCTGGGACGTGGTCCTGGGCTTTATGGGCACCGCCGCCTTCCTGATCGACCTGGGCGCCGACCTGTGGGCCGCGGGCCAGTATGTGTTCAGCGGCCGCTACCTGTGGGCCGCGCTGGTGCTGGCGCTGCTGGGCCTCGCCTCGGTCGCGCTGCAGCTCTTCAGCTGGGTTTGGCTGTGCGCCGACCCCGCCGGCTTGCACGAGCCTCAGCCCCCGGGCCGCTGCCTGGCGCTGCTGCACCTTGTGCAGCTGGGCTACCTGTACAG GTGCGTGCAGGGGCTGCAGCAGGGGCTCCTGGTGTGGCAGCAGGAGGCGCCCTCTGAGTTTGACCTGGCTTATGCCGACTTCCTGACCATGGACATCAGCATGCTGCGGCTCTTCGAGACCTTCTTGGAGACGACACCACAGCTCACGCTGGTGCTGGCCATCGTGTTGCAGAGTGGCCGGGCCGAGCCCTACCAGT TGGCTCTTATGTGCCAGGTACGGGGCTGCTGGGGACCCCAAGGGAGCAGAGTGTCTTATACCCTGAAGGAGCTCAGAGACAAGGCAACAGAGAATGACTGTGTGCTAAGACTCCAGAGGGAAGTGG GGGTCAGCATCGGCACATCCTTCGTGGGCATCTCGTGGGCGCTGCTTGACTACCACCGGGCCTTGcgcacctgcctcccctccaagTCGCCCCTGGGGCTGGGTTCCTCTGTGGTCTACTTCCTGTGGAACCTGCTGCTGCTGTGGCCCCGGGTCCTGGCCGTGGCCCTCTTTTCCGCTCTCTTCCCCCACTCCGTGGCCCTGCACTTCCTGGGCCTGTGGCTGGTGCTGCTCCTGTGGGTCTGGCTGCAGGGCACGGACTTCATGCCAGATGCCCGTTCCGAGTGGCTGTACCGGGCCACTGTGGCCACCATTCTCTATTTCTCCTGGTTCAACGTGGCCGAGGGCCATACCCGGGGCCGCGCCACCATCCACCTGGTGTTCCTCCTGAGCGACAGCATCCTCGTGGCAGTCACCTGGTCAACTCACACCAGCTGGCTGCCCAGTGGGATCCCACTGCACGTGTTGCTCCCAGCGAGCggcctctgcttccttctgggCCTGGCTCTGCGGCTGGCCTACTACCGCTGGCTGCACCCGAGCTGCCGCTGGGAGCCTGACCGGGTGGATGGGACCCGGGGCTTCCGCTCCCTCGAGGGCCTTCAGTTGCCTCACAACAGCCGCATGACCCGGTTGGCGCAGAACTTCTTCCCTAGGGttagggaggaggaggctgcttTGCCACAGAAAGAAGAGGTGAATGGGGTGGCCAGACCCAGCAGGCCCAGAACGGATGGACTCAACTGGTAG
- the SMPDL3B gene encoding acid sphingomyelinase-like phosphodiesterase 3b, with protein MRLLKLLLFLAPWGVARAEQGKFWHISDLHLDPDYKVSEDPLQVCPSAGSQPVPNAGPWGDYLCDSPWALINASIYAMKEIEPEPDFILWTGDDTPHVPNERLGEAAVLGIVERLTRLIREVFPDTKVYAALGNHDFHPKNQFPAGSNNIYNQVAELWRPWLSNESIALFKEGAFYSEKLPGPSGAGRIVVLNTNLYYSNNEQTAGMADPAQQFRWLEDVLTRASQAKEMVYIIGHVPPGFFEKTRNKAWFREGFNEEYLKVVRKHHRVIAGQFFGHHHTDSFRMFYDDAGAPISVLFLTPGVTPWKTTLPGVVNGANNPGIRVFEYDRATLSLQDVVTYFVNLSQANAQGTPLWELEYRLTKAYRVPDAGALSMHAALGRIARDPGALQRYYVYNSVGYDREACDQACRAEHVCALREVAFDAYAACLRAPGAAPAPAPAPAVLLAALLGLRALLAP; from the exons ATGAGGCTGCTCAAACTGCTCCTTTTCCTGGCCCCCTGGGGAGTCGCCAGAGCTGAACAAG GGAAATTCTGGCACATCTCTGACCTGCACCTTGACCCTGACTACAAGGTATCCGAAGACCCCCTCCAGGTGTGCCCATCAGCTGGCTCCCAGCCAGTGCCCAACGCAGGCCCCTGGGGCGACTACCTCTGCGACTCTCCCTGGGCCCTCATCAACGCCTCCATCTATGCCATGAAGGAGATCGAGCCGGAGCCAGACTTCATCCTCTGGACAGG TGATGACACACCTCACGTGCCCAATGAGAGGCTGGGAGAAGCCGCTGTGTTGGGAATCGTGGAGCGCCTGACCAGGCTCATCAGAGAGGTCTTTCCAG ATACCAAAGTCTACGCTGCTCTGGGAAATCATGACTTTCACCCCAAAAACCAGTTCCCAGCAGGGAGCAACAACATCTACAATCAGGTCGCAGAGCTGTGGAGGCCCTGGCTCAGTAACGAATCCATCGCTCTCTTCAAAGAAG GTGCCTTCTATTCTGAGAAATTGCCGGGCCCGAGTGGGGCTGGGCGAATCGTGGTCCTCAACACCAACCTGTACTACAGCAACAATGAGCAGACGGCTGGCATGGCAGATCCTGCGCAGCAGTTCCGGTGGCTGGAAGACGTGCTGACCCGTGCATCCCAAGCTAAGGAGATG GTGTACATAATTGGCCACGTGCCCCCGGGCTTCTTCGAGAAGACGCGGAACAAAGCGTGGTTCCGGGAGGGCTTCAACGAGGAGTACCTGAAGGTGGTCCGGAAGCACCATCGAGTCATCGCAGGGCAGTTCTTCGGCCATCACCACACCGACAGCTTCCGGATGTTCTACGATGACGCAG GTGCCCCCATCAGTGTCCTGTTCCTTACCCCTGGAGTCACCCCGTGGAAAACCACCTTACCTGGAGTGGTCAATGGGGCCAACAATCCTGGCATCCGGGTATTTGAATACGACCGAGCCACACTGAGCCTGCAG GACGTGGTGACCTACTTCGTGAACCTGAGCCAGGCGAACGCGCAGGGGACTCCACTCTGGGAGCTTGAGTACCGGCTGACCAAGGCCTACCGGGTGCCCGACGCAGGCGCCCTCTCCATGCACGCGGCGCTGGGCCGCATCGCCCGCGATCCCGGGGCGCTGCAGCGCTACTACGTCTACAACTCGGTCGGCTACGACCGCGAGGCCTGCGATCAGGCCTGCCGCGCCGAGCACGTGTGCGCGTTGCGCGAAGTGGCCTTTGACGCTTACGCCGCCTGCCTGCGCGCCCCCGGCGcagcgcccgcgcccgcgcccgcgcccgcggtCCTGCTGGCGGCGCTGCTGGGCCTGCGTGCGCTGCTCGCGCCCTGA